The Paenibacillus sp. FSL R7-0204 genome includes a region encoding these proteins:
- a CDS encoding ABC transporter ATP-binding protein, giving the protein MTAAVFEAQGLSKKYPSGVALDQLCMRIEAGDVYGFVGENGAGKTTLMRIIGGLVHPTAGRMALFGEQSKEQQIAARRRIGFLIERPSLYPHMNAMENLGFYCLIFGIRDKGRSAEVLKLVGLDEAGPKKAGEYSLGMRQRLGIAVALLNRPEFLVLDEPVNGLDPAGIVEVRHILEQLSREQGVTLLISSHILSELQLLAGKYGFIHQGRLIQEISAAELQQSAQVMICITTSSPAAAVAEMLRQELSRGDIRVKQTGEIELPRSGVDLERLMSLLVQREIPVDGFQLTAPNLEQYYMDLIGGGGR; this is encoded by the coding sequence TTGACGGCAGCGGTATTTGAAGCTCAGGGCTTATCCAAGAAGTATCCTTCAGGGGTAGCGCTGGATCAGCTCTGTATGAGAATTGAGGCGGGGGATGTATACGGCTTCGTTGGCGAGAACGGGGCGGGCAAAACAACACTGATGAGAATCATCGGCGGTCTGGTGCATCCCACAGCCGGAAGGATGGCCTTGTTCGGAGAGCAGAGCAAGGAGCAACAGATTGCGGCCAGACGCCGGATCGGCTTCCTGATCGAACGGCCTTCGCTCTATCCCCATATGAATGCGATGGAGAATCTGGGCTTTTACTGCCTGATCTTCGGCATCAGGGATAAGGGGAGGAGCGCTGAAGTGCTGAAGCTTGTAGGTCTGGATGAGGCGGGACCGAAGAAGGCGGGCGAGTATTCGCTTGGCATGCGCCAGCGGCTGGGAATTGCCGTTGCCCTGCTGAACCGGCCGGAGTTCCTGGTGCTGGATGAGCCGGTGAATGGACTTGACCCTGCGGGAATTGTGGAGGTCAGGCATATCCTGGAGCAGCTATCCCGGGAACAAGGCGTGACCCTGCTGATATCCAGCCATATTCTGAGTGAGCTGCAGCTGCTGGCCGGCAAATACGGCTTCATTCATCAAGGGCGGCTGATTCAGGAGATTTCGGCTGCTGAACTGCAGCAGTCTGCTCAGGTGATGATCTGTATTACCACATCTTCTCCGGCAGCAGCCGTAGCTGAGATGTTGAGGCAGGAGCTAAGTCGCGGGGATATCCGGGTCAAGCAGACCGGAGAGATCGAGCTTCCCCGAAGCGGGGTGGATCTGGAGCGCCTAATGTCTCTACTTGTGCAGCGGGAGATCCCGGTTGACGGCTTTCAGCTGACAGCGCCCAATCTGGAGCAGTATTATATGGATTTGATCGGGGGCGGCGGAAGATGA